One Halobaculum roseum DNA segment encodes these proteins:
- a CDS encoding amphi-Trp domain-containing protein, producing the protein MPEEELFKTEEPRTRAEIAETLVAAAEAIESGTVRLESPETQREVAVPEDPTFEVELERLTDSETGEQRYELEYEIRWTK; encoded by the coding sequence ATGCCCGAGGAGGAGCTGTTCAAGACCGAGGAACCGCGAACGAGAGCGGAGATCGCCGAGACGCTCGTCGCCGCGGCCGAAGCGATCGAATCCGGAACCGTCCGCCTCGAGAGTCCCGAGACGCAACGGGAGGTCGCCGTCCCCGAGGACCCGACGTTCGAAGTCGAACTCGAACGCCTCACCGACTCGGAGACGGGCGAGCAGCGGTACGAACTCGAATACGAGATCAGGTGGACGAAGTAG
- a CDS encoding TIGR00300 family protein, translated as MTVSDVVELEGHIIDSGLMERAFTVVMDLGGEFDIEEFRVGTSKDKESYCRMRVIADDEETLHPILHELHQSGATLAAPTDATLTPAPDDNVVPDGFYSTTNHPTDVRVDGDWVGVDDIEMDCAIVVEGVERDDGRLVVPKGSEVAAETKVLNGIEAGDLVVTGDAGIRVKPPERPRDASGPFGFMRGGVSAERPSASLIRDIAEAIAETKAQGGKVLCVAGPAVIHSGGGPGLARLVREGYVDAISAGNGFAVHDMERSMYGTSLGMDVETMEHPRKGHKHHIYTISEVIRAGGIEAAVEEGLITEGVMYECVDNDRDFVLAGSIRDDGPLPDTITDAVEAQNAIREQARDADLVLMLSSLLHSVAVGNCLPSTTRTVCVDINPATVTQLLDRGSAQAVGMVTDVGTFVPMLAEELLG; from the coding sequence ATGACCGTCAGCGACGTGGTCGAGCTGGAGGGCCACATCATCGACTCCGGCCTCATGGAACGGGCGTTCACCGTCGTGATGGATCTCGGCGGGGAGTTCGACATCGAGGAGTTCCGCGTCGGGACGAGCAAGGACAAGGAGTCGTACTGCCGGATGCGGGTGATCGCCGACGACGAGGAGACGCTGCACCCGATCCTCCACGAACTGCACCAGTCGGGCGCGACGCTCGCGGCGCCGACGGACGCGACGCTGACGCCCGCGCCCGACGACAACGTCGTCCCGGACGGGTTCTACTCGACGACGAACCACCCGACCGACGTGCGCGTCGACGGCGACTGGGTCGGCGTGGACGACATCGAGATGGACTGTGCGATCGTCGTCGAGGGCGTCGAACGAGACGACGGGCGCCTCGTCGTTCCGAAGGGAAGCGAGGTGGCGGCCGAGACGAAGGTGCTCAACGGGATCGAGGCGGGCGACCTCGTCGTCACCGGCGACGCCGGCATCAGGGTGAAACCGCCGGAACGCCCCCGCGACGCCTCCGGTCCCTTCGGGTTCATGCGCGGCGGCGTCTCCGCCGAGCGCCCGTCGGCGTCGCTCATCCGCGACATCGCCGAGGCGATCGCCGAGACGAAGGCGCAGGGCGGGAAGGTGCTGTGTGTCGCCGGCCCGGCGGTCATTCACTCGGGCGGCGGCCCCGGGCTCGCACGGCTCGTTCGCGAGGGGTACGTCGACGCGATCTCGGCGGGCAACGGCTTCGCGGTCCACGACATGGAGCGGTCGATGTACGGCACCAGCCTCGGGATGGACGTGGAGACGATGGAACACCCCCGGAAGGGTCACAAACACCACATCTACACGATCAGCGAGGTGATCCGCGCGGGCGGCATCGAGGCCGCCGTCGAGGAGGGGCTGATCACCGAGGGCGTCATGTACGAGTGCGTCGACAACGACCGCGACTTCGTGCTCGCGGGGTCGATCCGCGACGACGGGCCGCTCCCGGACACGATCACCGACGCCGTCGAGGCACAGAACGCCATCCGCGAGCAGGCCCGCGACGCTGACCTTGTGCTCATGCTCTCGTCGCTGCTGCACTCGGTCGCGGTGGGCAACTGCCTCCCGTCGACGACGCGCACCGTCTGCGTCGACATCAACCCCGCCACCGTCACGCAACTGCTCGACCGCGGCTCCGCGCAGGCGGTCGGGATGGTGACCGACGTGGGGACGTTCGTCCCGATGCTCGCCGAGGAGCTGCTGGGGTAG
- a CDS encoding alpha/beta hydrolase, whose product MSAPLATPDRAPARRVRGERPSRERFSTRQLTFSVEGDDCVGTLYRPRDVDEPETVVLGHGFAAEAAFGLDRLAEHLADVGYAAFAFDYRGFGASEGAPLVLPSRQVADWGAAVDRVRGVDALGDGIALWGVSLAGGHVVGVAAERYDVDAVVARTPFSDGRALLRSKSPRFLARATAAGLRDRLAGLVGRDHEVKVYGRPGEFAALNEPGALDGYAALIPRDSTWQNGTRARTLLALPRYRPVADASAVTCPSLVVAGTEDGIVPYRTAERLADELPDSSLVALPMGHFDAWDERFTEVLAHEVAFLDAVFERP is encoded by the coding sequence GTGAGCGCCCCGCTCGCGACCCCCGACCGGGCGCCGGCGCGACGCGTTCGCGGGGAGCGCCCCTCCCGCGAGCGGTTCTCGACCCGTCAGCTCACCTTCTCCGTCGAGGGCGACGACTGCGTCGGGACGCTGTACCGCCCGCGCGACGTGGACGAGCCGGAGACGGTCGTGCTCGGCCACGGGTTCGCCGCCGAGGCCGCCTTCGGGCTCGACCGGCTGGCCGAGCACCTCGCGGACGTCGGCTACGCGGCGTTCGCGTTCGACTACCGCGGCTTCGGCGCCTCCGAGGGCGCACCGCTGGTACTTCCGAGTAGGCAGGTCGCCGACTGGGGGGCGGCCGTCGACCGCGTCCGCGGGGTCGACGCGCTGGGCGACGGGATCGCGCTGTGGGGCGTCTCGCTGGCCGGCGGGCACGTCGTCGGCGTCGCCGCCGAGCGCTACGACGTGGACGCCGTCGTCGCGCGCACGCCCTTTTCCGACGGCCGGGCGCTGCTGCGGAGCAAGTCGCCGCGGTTCCTGGCGCGCGCGACGGCCGCGGGGCTGCGCGACCGGCTGGCGGGGCTCGTCGGCCGGGACCACGAGGTGAAGGTGTACGGCCGGCCCGGGGAGTTCGCGGCGCTGAACGAGCCGGGCGCGCTCGACGGCTACGCGGCGCTGATCCCGCGCGACTCGACGTGGCAGAACGGGACACGCGCGCGGACGCTGCTGGCGCTGCCGCGGTACCGCCCGGTCGCCGACGCGTCGGCGGTGACGTGCCCCTCGCTCGTCGTCGCCGGCACTGAAGACGGAATCGTTCCGTACCGCACCGCCGAGCGACTGGCCGACGAGCTCCCCGACTCCTCGCTCGTTGCGCTCCCGATGGGACACTTCGACGCCTGGGACGAGCGGTTCACCGAGGTGCTCGCCCACGAGGTGGCGTTCCTCGACGCCGTCTTCGAGCGACCGTAG
- a CDS encoding winged helix-turn-helix domain-containing protein translates to MGVDESSRRTFELLANETRLGIISALGEASGEGGYATLAFSELQEATGVEDNGHFNYHLQELVGEFVEDREDGYALTLAGIRAYQAIVTRQSKTSVRIDPFDLGGECDSCGGDREAWYKNGRAYLACKSCGEREIRYPVSSTQIDPEEPESVLDALDARLRRDYHSMFNGLCPYCTGPVVTSIQQSSGHWEETDMRSGELLVHAACKECGWFLYANLAAALRSKEPVQEFYLHRGVDLWAEHVMTTEIDWIVDSMDRDPVRVCGHFNCGGDRLDVEVDENFGVIDYTVREEDG, encoded by the coding sequence ATGGGTGTCGACGAGTCGTCGCGGCGGACGTTCGAGTTGCTGGCGAACGAGACGCGCCTCGGGATCATCTCGGCGCTCGGGGAGGCCAGCGGCGAGGGCGGATACGCGACGCTCGCGTTCTCGGAACTGCAGGAGGCGACGGGCGTCGAGGACAACGGCCACTTCAACTATCACCTGCAGGAGCTCGTGGGGGAGTTCGTCGAGGACCGCGAGGACGGGTACGCGCTGACGCTGGCGGGGATCCGGGCGTATCAGGCGATCGTAACACGTCAATCAAAGACCAGTGTTCGAATTGATCCCTTCGATTTGGGTGGGGAGTGTGATTCTTGTGGTGGGGATCGAGAGGCTTGGTACAAAAATGGACGTGCGTATCTGGCGTGCAAGTCGTGCGGTGAACGGGAAATTCGGTATCCGGTGAGTAGCACACAGATCGATCCCGAGGAGCCTGAATCGGTTCTCGACGCGTTAGATGCGCGCCTTCGTCGAGATTATCATTCAATGTTCAACGGTCTCTGTCCATACTGTACTGGCCCAGTTGTGACCTCGATACAACAGTCATCAGGCCATTGGGAGGAGACCGACATGCGGTCTGGTGAACTGCTCGTTCACGCAGCATGCAAGGAGTGCGGATGGTTTCTCTATGCAAACCTCGCTGCTGCTCTTCGTTCCAAGGAGCCGGTCCAAGAGTTCTATTTGCACCGTGGGGTCGACCTGTGGGCGGAACACGTCATGACGACCGAAATTGACTGGATAGTTGATTCGATGGATCGGGATCCAGTTCGTGTCTGTGGTCACTTCAACTGTGGAGGAGATCGACTGGATGTGGAGGTCGATGAAAACTTCGGAGTGATCGACTACACGGTACGGGAGGAGGACGGCTGA